In Pelomonas sp. SE-A7, one genomic interval encodes:
- the rnhB gene encoding ribonuclease HII yields MRLRKSLAAPEQLGLAWEAPGLVAGVDEAGRGPLAGPVVAAAVILDPEQPIAGLGDSKVLSEKKRERLFDEIRAKALCCCIAEATVEEIDRLNILQATMLAMRRAVEGLRLKPVLVLVDGNRLPVLKIPAEAIVKGDAKVPAISAASILAKVHRDRLCLGMHEAHPEYGFAMHKGYPTAEHLAALREHGVSPWHRRSFAPVREVLQES; encoded by the coding sequence ATGCGATTGCGCAAGTCATTGGCCGCGCCTGAGCAGCTGGGCCTGGCCTGGGAGGCGCCCGGACTGGTGGCCGGCGTGGACGAGGCCGGCCGCGGCCCGCTGGCCGGCCCGGTCGTGGCCGCGGCCGTGATCCTCGATCCCGAGCAGCCCATCGCGGGCCTCGGTGACTCCAAGGTGCTGAGCGAAAAGAAGCGCGAGCGCCTGTTCGACGAGATCCGCGCCAAGGCCCTGTGCTGCTGCATCGCCGAGGCCACGGTCGAGGAGATCGACCGGCTCAACATCCTGCAGGCCACGATGCTGGCCATGCGCCGGGCGGTCGAGGGCCTGCGCCTCAAGCCGGTCTTGGTGCTGGTCGATGGCAACCGCCTGCCGGTGCTCAAGATCCCGGCCGAGGCCATTGTCAAGGGCGATGCCAAGGTGCCGGCCATCTCGGCCGCTTCCATCCTGGCCAAGGTGCATCGCGACCGGCTCTGCCTCGGCATGCACGAAGCCCATCCCGAATACGGCTTCGCCATGCACAAGGGCTATCCCACGGCCGAACACCTGGCCGCCCTGCGCGAGCATGGCGTCAGCCCCTGGCACAGGCGCTCGTTCGCGCCGGTGCGCGAGGTCCTCCAAGAATCATGA
- the lpxA gene encoding acyl-ACP--UDP-N-acetylglucosamine O-acyltransferase has product MSRIHPTAIIDPAAELDGSVEVGAYTLIGPHVRIGAGTVVGPHVVIEGHTTIGRDNRFFQFSSIGAANQDKKYAGEPTTLVIGDRNTVREFCTFNIGTVQDRGETKVGDDNWIMAYVHLAHDVVLGNQCVLANGATLAGHVQVGDWVTIGGLTGVLQRMRIGDHAMIGFQAHVSQDVPPFMMVDGHPLSARGLNLIGLRRRDFTSEQLAVIKQIHKLLYRSSLTLEQSITEIGQLRGQGGDTEVELMLDFLSKAQRGIVR; this is encoded by the coding sequence CGATCATCGATCCGGCGGCCGAGCTGGACGGCTCGGTCGAGGTCGGCGCCTACACGCTGATCGGCCCCCATGTGCGCATTGGCGCCGGCACCGTCGTCGGCCCCCATGTGGTGATCGAAGGCCACACGACCATTGGCCGCGACAACCGCTTCTTCCAGTTCAGCTCGATTGGCGCGGCCAACCAGGACAAGAAGTACGCCGGCGAGCCCACCACGCTGGTGATAGGCGACCGCAATACTGTGCGTGAGTTCTGCACCTTCAACATAGGCACGGTGCAGGACCGGGGCGAGACCAAGGTCGGCGACGACAACTGGATCATGGCCTACGTGCACCTGGCCCATGACGTGGTGCTGGGCAACCAATGCGTGCTGGCCAATGGCGCCACGCTGGCCGGCCATGTGCAGGTGGGCGACTGGGTCACCATAGGCGGCCTCACCGGCGTGCTGCAGCGCATGCGCATTGGCGACCACGCGATGATCGGCTTCCAGGCCCATGTTTCGCAGGACGTGCCGCCTTTCATGATGGTCGACGGTCATCCGCTGTCGGCCCGTGGCCTCAACCTGATCGGCCTGCGCCGCCGTGATTTCACCAGCGAGCAGCTGGCGGTCATCAAGCAGATCCACAAGCTGCTGTACCGCAGCAGCCTGACGCTGGAGCAGTCCATCACCGAGATTGGCCAGCTGCGCGGGCAGGGTGGTGACACTGAAGTCGAGCTGATGCTGGACTTCCTGAGCAAGGCCCAGCGCGGCATCGTCCGCTGA
- the lpxB gene encoding lipid-A-disaccharide synthase — MKQDTAPRLGMVAGEASGDLLAGLMLQGLKARWPGLTAVGIGGPKMAAQGFEAWWPHHKLAIFGYVDALLNLHELLSIRKQLGNRLLERKPDVFIGIDAPDFNFGLERRLREGGVKTVHFVCPSIWAWRAERVTKIKASADHVLCLFPFEPELLVKHGIGATYVGHPLADAIPLEPPQAACRELLQLPADAEVVALLPGSRRSEVRYIAEPLLKAAQQMQAARPGLRFVMPVAPGLRKLIDPLIQRHGQGLKLSVLDGRSHEALAACDITLVASGTATLEAALFKRPMVIAYKMHAFNWWRIKGRNYQPWYGLPNVLAREFLVPELIQEQCTPENLAREGLAWLDDPERCARVRLRFAEQHEVLRRNTAQVAADAIAQVIGRA, encoded by the coding sequence ATGAAGCAAGACACTGCGCCTCGGCTTGGCATGGTGGCCGGCGAGGCCTCCGGTGACTTGCTCGCCGGCCTGATGCTGCAGGGCCTCAAGGCTCGCTGGCCCGGGCTCACGGCAGTCGGAATCGGCGGTCCCAAGATGGCGGCACAAGGCTTCGAGGCCTGGTGGCCGCACCACAAGCTGGCCATCTTCGGCTATGTGGACGCGCTCTTGAACCTGCACGAGCTGCTGTCCATCCGCAAGCAGCTGGGCAATCGCCTGCTGGAGCGCAAGCCCGATGTCTTCATCGGCATCGACGCGCCGGACTTCAACTTCGGCCTGGAGCGGCGGCTGCGCGAGGGCGGGGTCAAGACGGTGCATTTCGTCTGCCCCTCGATCTGGGCTTGGCGGGCCGAGCGGGTCACCAAGATCAAGGCCTCGGCCGACCATGTGCTGTGCCTGTTCCCGTTCGAACCCGAGCTGCTGGTCAAGCATGGCATCGGCGCGACCTATGTTGGCCATCCGCTGGCCGATGCCATTCCGCTGGAGCCGCCCCAGGCGGCCTGCCGCGAGCTGCTGCAGCTGCCGGCCGATGCCGAGGTGGTCGCGCTATTGCCGGGTAGCCGCCGCAGCGAAGTGCGCTACATCGCCGAGCCGCTGCTGAAGGCGGCCCAGCAGATGCAGGCCGCCCGGCCCGGGCTGCGCTTCGTGATGCCGGTGGCGCCGGGGCTGCGCAAGCTGATTGATCCGCTGATCCAGCGTCACGGCCAAGGCCTGAAGCTGAGCGTGCTGGACGGCCGCTCGCACGAGGCCCTGGCCGCCTGCGACATCACCCTGGTCGCCAGCGGCACGGCCACGCTGGAGGCGGCACTGTTCAAGCGGCCCATGGTCATCGCCTACAAGATGCACGCCTTCAACTGGTGGCGCATCAAGGGCCGCAACTACCAGCCCTGGTACGGCCTGCCCAATGTGCTGGCCCGCGAGTTCCTGGTGCCCGAGCTGATCCAGGAGCAATGCACGCCCGAGAACCTGGCCCGCGAAGGCCTGGCCTGGCTGGACGATCCCGAGCGCTGCGCCCGCGTGCGCCTGCGCTTTGCCGAACAACACGAGGTGCTGCGCCGCAATACCGCGCAGGTGGCCGCCGATGCGATTGCGCAAGTCATTGGCCGCGCCTGA
- a CDS encoding RNA methyltransferase, with translation MSESKILHISSRDNPVLQRLRKLAADPGAYRKIGSVWLEGDHLARAALQRQHAVQLAVITEAAWAIDALRELAEAAPRVLVVPVALFKTISGLESPAQIGFEVPHALDARPEPGLDSVVLDRLQDAGNVGTILRSAAALGFRQVLALKGTAALWSPKVLRAGMGAHFGLRLVEGLAPADLDALQVPLVATSSHADKQLHQLRLPSPCAWVMGHEGQGVQPELMQRCSLTVGIPQPGGEESLNVGSAAAICLYESARQRLV, from the coding sequence ATGAGCGAAAGCAAAATCCTCCACATCAGCTCGCGCGACAACCCGGTGCTGCAGCGGCTGCGTAAGCTGGCAGCCGATCCGGGTGCTTATCGAAAGATTGGCAGCGTCTGGCTGGAAGGCGACCACCTGGCCCGCGCTGCGCTGCAAAGGCAGCATGCTGTCCAGCTGGCCGTGATCACCGAAGCCGCCTGGGCCATCGATGCTCTGCGCGAGCTGGCCGAAGCGGCGCCGCGGGTGCTGGTCGTGCCGGTGGCCCTGTTCAAGACCATCAGCGGCCTGGAGTCACCGGCCCAGATCGGCTTCGAGGTGCCGCATGCGCTGGACGCGCGGCCCGAGCCCGGCCTGGACTCGGTGGTGCTCGACCGTCTGCAGGACGCCGGCAACGTGGGCACCATCCTGCGCAGCGCCGCGGCCCTGGGCTTTCGCCAGGTGCTGGCGCTCAAAGGCACGGCCGCCCTGTGGTCGCCCAAGGTGCTCAGGGCCGGCATGGGCGCGCATTTCGGGCTGCGCCTGGTCGAGGGCCTGGCGCCGGCCGACCTGGACGCTCTGCAAGTGCCCCTGGTCGCGACCAGCTCCCATGCCGACAAGCAGCTGCACCAGCTGCGCCTGCCCAGCCCCTGCGCGTGGGTGATGGGCCATGAAGGGCAGGGCGTGCAGCCCGAGCTGATGCAGCGCTGCTCGCTGACGGTGGGCATCCCTCAGCCGGGTGGCGAGGAGTCGCTCAACGTGGGCAGTGCCGCCGCCATCTGCCTTTACGAAAGTGCACGTCAGCGCCTGGTTTGA